A portion of the Haemorhous mexicanus isolate bHaeMex1 chromosome 3, bHaeMex1.pri, whole genome shotgun sequence genome contains these proteins:
- the CDC42EP3 gene encoding cdc42 effector protein 3 gives MPAKTPIYLKAANNKKGKKFKLRDILSPDMISPPLGDFRHTIHIGKEGQHDVFGDISFLQGNYELLPGNEGETKVSQSGIHNEFLRANSTSESMFTETPSPVLKNAISLPAIGGSQALTLPLLSPVTFNSKQESIRSSRNPRLSCEPVIEEKLQEKAKEMEDEETYKDDIWGQNGSSSHFTNGSDSHSSSFSERCTDWQTVDLLDDSRLSCELTKTKSEESLSDLAGSLLSLQLDLGPSLLDEVLNVMDKNKS, from the coding sequence ATGCCAGCCAAGACACCCATCTACTTGAAAGCTGCTAACAataagaaagggaagaaattcaAACTAAGGGATATCTTATCTCCTGATATGATCAGTCCTCCACTTGGAGATTTTCGTCACACCATACACATTGGAAAAGAGGGACAGCATGATGTTTTTGGAGACATCTCATTTTTGCAGGGCAACTATGAGCTGTTGCCTGGAAATGAAGGTGAAACCAAAGTTAGCCAGTCTGGTATCCACAATGAATTCTTAAGGGCAAACAGCACTTCTGAATCCATGTTTACAGAAACTCCATCGCCAGTGCTCAAAAATGCTATTTCCCTTCCTGCCATTGGGGGTTCTCAAGCCCTTACATTGCCTTTACTGTCACCAGTGACATTTAATTCAAAGCAAGAATCCATCAGGTCATCCAGAAATCCTAGGCTTAGCTGTGAGCCAGTAATAGAAGAAAAACTGCAGGAGAAAGCTAAAGAGATGGAGGATGAAGAAACATACAAAGATGACATATGGGGGCAAAATGGTTCTTCTTCACATTTTACTAACGGTAGCGACAGTCACTCGTCCAGCTTTTCTGAACGATGCACTGATTGGCAAACAGTTGATTTACTGGATGACAGTCGGCTTTCATGTGAACTAACCAAGACAAAGTCAGAAGAATCCCTTTCAGATCTTGCAGGCTCTCTTCTCTCATTGCAACTTGACTTGGGGCCCTCACTTTTGGATGAGGTCCTCAATGTAATGGACAAGAATAAATCTTAG